In one window of Helianthus annuus cultivar XRQ/B chromosome 17, HanXRQr2.0-SUNRISE, whole genome shotgun sequence DNA:
- the LOC110921019 gene encoding protein CURVATURE THYLAKOID 1A, chloroplastic — MAAAATSIMLPQFPTTSVTVRSTALPNLPIRPFRTSFNRVSGSRRSALFRVKASEDASSSIDTDELFNDLKEKWDAVENKPTVIIYGAGAAVAIWLSSVVIGAINKVPLLPNLMELVGVGYSGWFVYRYLLFESSRKELTTNIESIKKKITEA, encoded by the exons ATGGCAGCGGCGGCTACCTCAATCATGTTACCTCAATTTCCCACCACTAGTGTCACCGTCCGTTCTACCGCCTTACCTAACCTTCCAATTCGGCCGTTTCGAACCTCCTTCAACCGGGTTTCAG GGTCAAGGAGGTCAGCTCTGTTCCGTGTCAAAGCATCAGAAGATGCATCATCCTCCATCGATACAGATGAGTTGTTCAACGATCTAAAAGAAAAG TGGGATGCAGTTGAAAACAAGCCAACGGTTATAATCTATGGAGCAGGAGCAGCTGTTGCAATCTGGCTATCTTCGGTTGTTATTGGTGCCATTAACAAAGTTCCATTG CTTCCCAATTTAATGGAGTTGGTAGGAGTTGGATATTCTGGATGGTTTGTCTACAGATATCTTCTCTTTGAG TCAAGCAGGAAGGAGTTGACCACAAACATAGAGTCAATCAAGAAGAAGATCACAGAGGCGTAA
- the LOC110924950 gene encoding protein CURVATURE THYLAKOID 1A, chloroplastic: LDDVAGSRRSALFRVKASEDASSSIDTDELFNDLKEKWDAVENKPTVKIYGAGGAVAIWLSSVVISAINKVPLLPNLMELVGVGYSGWFVYRYLLFELSRKELATNIESIKKKTTEVVILIVLILGDLVVLENYRSDIWLKIAPSGFGS; encoded by the exons CTTGATGATGTGGCAGGGTCAAGGAGGTCAGCTCTGTTCCGTGTCAAAGCATCAGAAGATGCATCATCCTCCATCGATACAGATGAGTTGTTCAACGATCTAAAAGAGAAG TGGGATGCAGTTGAAAACAAGCCAACAGTTAAAATCTACGGAGCAGGAGGAGCTGTTGCAATCTGGCTATCTTCGGTTGTTATCAGTGCCATTAACAAAGTTCCATTG CTTCCCAATTTAATGGAGTTGGTAGGAGTTGGATATTCGGGATGGTTTGTCTACAGATATCTTCTCTTTGAG TTAAGCAGGAAAGAGTTGGCCACAAACATAGAGTCAATCAAGAAGAAGACCACAGAG GTTGTGATCTTGATCGTCTTGATCTTGGGAG ATCTTGTAGTTCTTGAAAACTACAGATCTGATATTTGGTTGAAGATTGCACCCTCT GGTTTCGGCTCCTGA